AGATGGATACAGATATGCAATAGCATTTACTGATGATTACAGTGGGATGATTTTTTCATACTTTATTAAAGCAAAGAGTGACACGACAAAAGCTACAGAAAAATTCATAGCAGATGTAGCTACATATGGAAAGGTAAAGTGCATAAGGTCTGATAACGGCACAGAGTTTACCGGGCAGGAGTTCCAGTCTTTACTTAGGAGTAACGGGATAAGGCATGAGAAGAGTGCACCCTACTCACCTCATCAGAATGGAACTGCCGAAAGAGGTTGGAGAACCTTATTTGAGATGTCTCGATGCATGCTATTGGAGAGTAACCTCCCAAAGCAATTATGGACATATGCTGTACAGACAGCAGCTCAAATCCGCAACAGGTGCTACAGTAAGCGGCTAGAGCAGACACCTTACCGTGTTTTCACAGGAAAAACACCTAACCTATCTAACATGAATATATTTGGCTCTGAATGCTACGTATATCAGCAGGATAAGAAAAAGCTGGATTCTAGATGCAAAAAGGGGATCCTTGTAGGCTATGACAAATATAGTCCAGCATATAACGTGTATTATCCTGAGACAGGAAAAGTCCTAAAACATAGGCTGGTGAAATTCATCACCAAAGGTAGCGCAGATAGCCAGACTCAGACAGATTGTGACATGGGGGAAGACATTGAGAGTTATGGAGATACACCACCGAAGAGAGTCAATCAGGGACAGCCTAAGGAGAGTAAAGAGTCAAATGTTGAGGAGACTGCTGAGGCAGGTCCGAGCCAGACAGATATTActcagagagaagagggagaaaagagatacCCTACGAGACAGAGAAAGGCTCCAGAATACTTAAAAGAGTACCAGTGTAAAGCTGAGTGTAATGACGAAAGTGAAAATGTAGATTATTTCTACAGAGTAGCTTATGATGTACCTAAAACACTGAAAGAGGCAATGGACTCTAAGAAGTCAAAAATGTGGGCTGACGCGATGAAAGAGGAGATGAATTCTTTGACAGAGAATGAGACTTTCACTCTGACCCCACTGCCAAGAGGCAAACAAGCAGTGGGAGGTCGCTGGGTGTATGCAGTGAAAGAGAGCCCAGATGGATCTGAGACTTGTAAAGCCAGATATGTTGCAAAGGGGTATAGTCAAGTGGAAGGGATTGATTATAAAGAGACCTTTTCACCGACAGCCAACATGACCTCTGTACGAGCATTAATGCAGGTGGCTGTACAGGAGGATCTTACCCTACACCAAATGGATGTGAAGACTGCTTACCTCCATGCTCCAATAGACTGTGAGGTATATATGGAGCAACCGGAAGGTTTTGAGATCAAGTCAAAAACAGGGGAACACTTAGTGTGTAAACTCAACAAGTCACTGTATGGTTTAAAACAGTCCGGGCGTAACTGGAACATGTTACTGCATGATCACCTTACAGAGAATGGTTTTGTGCAAAATGATGCTGATCATTGTGTCTACAGCAGAAAATctgagaaggagaaagtgatTCTGTTAGTATGGGTAGATGACTTAATCATAGCAGCGAGTAACAACACCTTACTCAGTGATGTAAAAGAAATATTGAAGAGAAGGTTTAAGATGAAAGATATGGGTCCACTTAAACACTTCCTGGGTATCGATttcagacagagtgagggagagatcaaAATGACTCAAAAGAGACACGTAGAGAAGATATTAGCGAAATTTGGAATGTCTGAATGCAAACCGAGATCCACCCCATGTGAGCAAAAGTTAAACTTCGACAGTGAGGGTGAAGTTATTGATTCAACAGGATATAGAGAGATAGTAGGTAGCTTGATATACATTATGACATGTACCAGACCTGACCTGAGCTGGGTTGTTAGTAAACTATCTCAATACCTAGCAGAACCAAAGCAACAGCATTGGGCTACAGCAAAACACATATTGAGGTACTTAAAGGGTACTATGGATCAAGAACTACACTACCAGAAATGTGAGGAAAGCCTACTACAGCTGGAGGGATATAGTGATGCTGATTGGGCAGCTGATAAGGATGATAGGAGGAGCACAAGTGGATACTGTTTCAGCTTAACTGAGAATGGTCCAGTTATATCGTGGAAGAGTAGGAAACAGCCAACGGTGGCATTATCCACCTGCGAAGCTGAGTATATGGCACTAGCAGCCACTACTCAAGAGAGTATGTACCTTGTACAACTACTTAAAGGGATTGATAGTAGTAACCAGCATATACCAGTCAAGATATATGAGGACAACCAGGGGGCGATAGCTTTATCTAAGAACCCAGTATGCAGACAGAGAAGCAAACACATCGATATAAAGTATCACTTTGTACGGTCTGCACACGCAGAAGGTAAAATATCTATAGAATACTGTCCTACTGCAGACATGGTAGCTGATGTACTTACCAAGCCAGTGACAAAGGCTAAGTTTGAGAGTTTCAAGGGATATTTGTTTGGAGAGTAATGTGAACTGAcagatgtaaatgttttgaaGTTTTAGAACACTGCCAGTAtgtcaaatgttttattttggagTTATGTATTTTTGGTTTCTATTTACCACTATAGAAAGCTATACACATGTCTTTGAGTGGGAGTGTTGAGCATATTTAATAATATAGCAAAGCCATGTTAAATAGCCTATGCAAATGACGTCACATTAGAacatgtgtgcctgcgtgcactGAAATGCTATTGTGAGCATGCGCTGAATAAACGGTCAGTTGTGAGTTCCCAGACCAAAGAGAAGATGGTAGTCTGTACTCTTTTCTCCCGTGAATGCTAACTACTAGTAGGTACTAGCTAACCACATTGGTGACTGTTATAACGATAGACTGCTGCAGAAATGTCTAACGCTACAGTTGTTAACAagcaatgtaaatgttttttttatttattttttttacttatgtTCTACAATATAGGATGCAAACACTTAACCTCGCCGTTCTTACACATTGCACAACTCTGTCACCAAAAACACGTCAAATAGTGAAGGTCCATTTAAGAATATGGCCACACACCTGTCTCTTGTTATGCGTCACCAGTTACTCTTCAGGTACCATCAGAACGACTAGAAATACCCACTAGGGGGCCCTGATAAAACAGGGTCATTAGGGCACTGCCCTCCTAAAACAAGAACCTTTCCCCTGTACAATCAGTTGATACCGACCATACTGCCCATCCTTGCATTCTAAGTCATTACAATTAtgataaaacaaagaaaataaggtGTTAGCCGCTTAAAGGTAAGCGCATACAAACAATACTATTTTTTATTTCCTGTTCTCTAAAAGGTACATGTTAATTCTGATTAACTGTAAGGAAAATTGTGCTTATTTTATGGGCCTATTCTAATTTGTTGGTACGTAGGCTAGATGAAAGCATAGTCCACTTTGCACTTCGTTCAAAGGccgtgaaaggagagagagcattttGAAACCATGGATTCCTTATCCCACTGGCacttcccccacccccacagccaACTCGGGCGGTGCAAACCCctgtttacattcacattcattatCTGCATCCGTCAGCGATTTGCTCTAGAGCCGCTCAATTAAATGGCATTTACGCGCAGCTCTCGCCAAACAATCACCAATGTGACTAAATGAGAACAACGCACGAGGGATAAGTGTGAGGCATGTTTGGATCTCTGTGATGaggtcattattttttttttatccaaccATGAGCAGAAGATGATAATTTTCTTCTCTCAAATTAATTTGTTTACATTAATATCCCTCCTGTGACTTAAATGTTCAGAGATACATCTGTGTAATGTCAGTCAATACTGTGATAGACAATTCATGCCACAAATCCTGACAATCAAGCAAAACATTTGTAAGTGAACATGTTTTAATATTGTCCACGTGTAAGCCCAATGACCAATCCAAACTCACAACAGTGTCTGTAAAAATAGACTTAATTTTGAACTGATTAACTGATCAGCTACATTTTCAATGAAATGATTGAAGGGCAAGCGTAGACCTCGTTAGATACgtactttttgccttttttctcAGGCTAGCTTACTCATCCTCACGCTTTGGACGTAAGGTTTGGAATGCGGAGGGACTGGCTCTAATAATTGTGAGCTGGACAGAGAAAACTGACCGTCCACGCTGAGTCGCCCAAGGCAGGGTGGGGGTTGCGGGTCACGTAATACTGTCCGAAGGGAAcgcagcggggggggggggggtcttctgACCCATGCAGCTTCAGTTAGGTGTTTTTCGCCTCTGATTGGTCGCTCCCTGATTTTGGGGCATATTAACGTGGAATGTGTAATTTATCAGCAAGATGATTGCAATTGAGTATCACGTGGCCTTGACCGAAAAAGGTGGGGGTGGTATTTGAGATAGATATGGTTAAGAGGTATTGGTGCTTTGTGCTTGAGAAGTGACCGATGTCTTGCAGAGAGGATTTACAGATAAAAGGACAATCATTTGGATAcctattttttgtttgtttgattcagCTGGAGTTCTAGAGACCCTGGATACCCCAAGCCATGGCGGAAGGTAATGACAACGTGTCCTGGTAGTATTATTGGGAGGTTTTAAGACGTGCCTTTTCTaaagggagaagaaacaaaaagagaattGGTGGGTTGGGTTTCCTTGCATTGTCTCTCAGATTTGGGGGGTCCTTTTCAAAAAAAGCCTTCCCAGCTATCCTTTTACTTCATATCGGTGGGGCCAAAATGTCCCCAAATCCTTTTGTGTGCGCGTTTCCACTGGCGGCCGTGTCTTCATTATAGAATGTTTTTTTCGGGGGGTGATTTTGAAAGGCTCTTGAGGAGGTAGTGGCGTGCGTGGGGTGCGTGGACACGGATACTCAGGATTATAATTTACACGGGGAAAACGGGCGATATGGACTCAGTTTGTCATCAGCATTACACAGGTGAGGTATTGCACACATTTTGCCTCCAATCGTCGGCAATATTGGTCGAGGGGCAATTGAGGGTAGGCTAGTTACGTTTAAATTTGATTATATGTATTTCATTGAAACAAGTGTCTCAAAGGCTTTGACGTGTCTTTGGCCACGGAATTTTCTTTTATCGAAATGCAGaatattattaaatattttaTAACTTTAAAAATATTACATTCATGGAATGTATATCATACAAATATGAAGCTACTGTTGTCAGTCGACTGTCAAACATAAgtatataaatgtatagagACGATTAAAATGAAGTTTATTTAAACTATGTTAATAGTTCATGTCAATATGGATGTGTCAAATGTTCAGATACATTTATTGTCACGTTGACGTTTATTTtgaattcatttaatttcctgTTGAGGTAACTAGAATCAACAACTTCTCAGTTTTTTCATAGTAACTTTTTCTGATATTCCTATTTTTTCAAACCAGATCACTGCAGTTCTGCTTTAAAGATAAATGATTGGATTGTTCCTCAGAGAATACTTCATTGATTGATGGCATTGATATGCATATATTATAGATATATCGATTGATTTGTCGTTTTACTAAAGgatattttttatcatttgtttattattttaattattattatttattattattaacaataaCAATCAAGCATTTCATTTAGGCTACGTGTATTCGTTTGAAAAGAATGcacaaaaaaattatattgtaGATGTTGAAACTTATTTCCAAAAGTTGCCTCGAATAAAAATCCATTTGAACGATAAGCATGTGTCACGGTGGAGCTGTACACGAGTCACTCCACGGGTGCCATGCCTTCATTTCGCGGGAAGCTTCAGTTACCTCTTTATGCAACACGTTGATAAACCAATCCATGTCGAACCACGGTGATACCGAAGAACATCCACGTAAGATACCAGTATTACTCGAACGAATAAGTGAATAATTGGGTTTATTTAACCCGGACGATTCTTCGTGTTGGATTGAGAGAATTTCTCACATGGTTGTGGTATTTTGTTTCATCCGAAGGGGGCTGCGCAAAGACCGAAGAGGGGGAGGCATCGAGCTCCGAGGAGGATTCAAGCTCCTTCCACGGTAACGGAGTGTGTAAATGGTTCAACGTACGGATGGGGTTCGGCTTCCTGTCCATGACCAACCGGGACGGTGTCCCACTCGAAACCCCCGTCGATGTGTTTGTTCATCAGGTGAGTCCGATACATTGACGCGCCATAGTATTGCGTGTgacattgtttattgttttcaaGGCCCAGCATGGAGTTCACGTAAGGATATTAAGCTATTGGCTAACACATAGTGGACAAATCCACTTGCTTTTCAGTTATATGAAGACTGTTTTGTGGAACATGGCGAAATGATCTAAAGATAGCGTAAATTCTTCCCGCCCCTTAATGGCTTGCATCGTGTTTGTTATTGATCGGATGCCactgaaaaaaagagcaaatgCAATCTTATCTAACCAATTGCCATAGAGAGGTTTGTACTCAACAAAACGTAGCTTTGCGTTGagattttaagtattttaatttttaaagaTGAGCAAAGATGCAGATCATTCAGACAAATGCTCTGAATGTAAGGACATTCTCACCCATTTTTACATTTGGATCGATATGTAATGACGACTCTAGGTTTCCGTAATCTtatctcactctgtgtgtgtaagtgtgttttggAACTGGACTGTTCTCACAGGGTTGTGCAATCccattctgtttttctctgtgtgcttcATCCACGCCTCCAAGTGAACTTTTTTAACCTACTCTATAGGCATATGCTGGGTTGGATGGCATTATAGGGGAATAATGATTACCATCAACGGTCCTTACCGATTGTGGTGGTTGCTATGTACTAGTCCTAATCAAGGTGCATTGGTACCAGATACCTAATCATTTTCATACCAGTAGGTCCACTGCTGGTGAAGAAAAACATGACTCCAGTGATTTTTCTCCTGGTGTGGGATTGtgcggtttaaaaaaaaattatttatgtatttttatatacAGTAAAACTATCATATAACCTTTAGCCTTGCAAAAATCATTTGAAAACcagtcatgttgtttttttcagaCATAAGCAGTTCCCtattggaggaaaaaaaagttccctatctttttctttttttttttttgtcttttttttatcccaGAGATTGAGCTGTTTTTCCTCTATGGGTGagctgcccttgtgtgtgtgatcaggcgTGGCTCACGTTCAGTGAAGATAATTAGTCCCATATCCCTCAGCTTTGGTCCTTGGTTTATAGTGATAGTGAATGGTTCTAATTGGGGCCCTCCCATGCCCAGGAAAATATGCTGGTCTGTGTATTTGAGTAAGATCAGAATGGCATTGTGCTTTCAAATGCCTATTCCACCCACCCCATGATGAAAGGTATTACAGCCACTAAACCTGGTGCTATTGGTCATGCCAAGTGCTGTGAACTGCATGTAATCTCTAATATTTCAGTGTGTCGTTTAGTTGATGGTATTGATAAGAAGGCCAGGGAGATGTTTTAATAGAGTCCTACCAGGATCCATAATCAAATTGAGTGACTAGATACCAGGATCCATAACCTTAAAACTTAAGGCAAGACTTCCCTTCGTAGTGTGACTCTGGAACTACTCTCTGGTAGAGGACCTGTAGAGTTGGGTTGGACAATGGCGGCCATTGTCAGGCCAACAGAAGGAAATCCTGACAGCTCTGATCGGTTACTGAACAGTGAATCGATTAATGAGAGGTGGTACGGGTGTAGATGCAGAGCTCCTAAGACAGCTATATTAAAGTAAGTTTGTgaacaaaagttaacttttcACAGAAATATAGGACCCACATATACCGGTTTCTTAAGATCAAAGCAAATTGattgaaagtaaaaaaaaaagtgaaaaagtgTTGGGGTTCATGAAGGAGCACTAGAGAGAATTTGGAGTCACAGTATTTGGTATTTGGAGTCACAGCCTACCAGCAGAACTAAGAGAGAActtcaggaagtgtgtgtgtgtgtgtgtgtgtgtgtgtgtgtgtgtgtgtgtgtgtgtgtgtgtgtgtgtgtgtgtgtgtgtgtgtgtgtgtgtgtgtgtgtgtgtgtgtgtgtgtgtgtgtgtgtgtgtgagccagactCATTCATAAAAatcttcaggaggagcccattGTAAAAGGGGGTAGTGGTAGAGGTCAGAGGATGGTTCCGGGAAGCCCTGGCGGGGTGGGGAGGAATGAGAGGTTGTCAAGCAATCAGGCTCGGAATTCCTTTCCCACCAAACTCACTTCAAGGCCCACCCAGCCTCCTCCCAGGCGCAGACAGGGGTGTTTGGGATAAGCTTGACAGCATGTGCGAAACCATAAACTGACCCTataggaaccccccccccacacacacacacacgatcatccTCTTGTGTAGCTTTACAACACTTACTTCACAATATGACTACATCATCTAAACAGCTCTTGAATGTTGGTGCTGTTTTTTAGCCTGACTTCCCCCACCATGTTTTTggttttttccttcttcctctttctcaagGGTCTGGCCACTACTATGCCCCAGCGATCTATCAGGAGAATTTATTGCTCCAGAGTATGTTGAAACATGTTTTCAGGAGTTACTAATCATATCAGCATTGCTAGTTCAAAGGCTCATGTTAGCTTAtggttgttttgtttcattttattttccctCTCCTAACCTTTCCCACACGTGTCTGTTAAGCAACTATCCCAAGAatgcaccccctccctcccctgccctcccctgGCTACCTTTCCCCAGCTCtcccagtgcctgtgtgtgagtcagattGGAGTTTGACCACATGGGCTCTTTGGTGAGAGGGTCTGGGCTGATGGTTTCACCAGAGGAAGGGAATGGGGATTGCTTGCTGCTTGGAGTGGTACTCCATCCCACTACACTGGGGGAGGGGTGTTTGCAGTTAGaccagttccacacacacacacacacactctgtgggtAGAACTGGGCATTGATGTTTTAACCAGGTTGTCAATTGAGTACGATTTTCTATGGGTTTTCTCACAGAGGAAGTGGGGAAGCTTGGATGTTGCCATTGACATATTGAAATGCACAAATAGCTTgatgcacgcatgcatgcacaccatTGCTGTGGTAAACAAAAGCTTGTTATTGATGCACCATTTTCTTTGTCATTTAGCGGCTTGGTTTGTGAAACTGATTAATGTTATTCTCAAAAGTGTTCTCATTTTTGTTTAATCACATCATTTTCGTTTTACATCTGTTATTTAGGAGCCCATATGTTTGTTCTTGCTTCCTGAATTCTGAATgtgtctctttccccctccccctccctgctcTGACAGAGCAAGCTGCAGATGGAGGGCTTCCGCAGcctaagagagggagaggccgtGGAGTTCACCTTCAAGAAGTCCTCCAAGGGCCTGGAGTCACTGGAGGTTACTGGCCCCAAGGGAGCACCCTGTGTGGGCAGCGAGAAGAGACCCAAGGGTGCCCTGAAGCGCCGCTCAAAGGGAGACAAGTGAGTCAACTTTCACAACCTGTGTGAGGAAGCCctagtcagagagaaagaccagTAGAACTGGAACTGTGTTACCGGCAGGCTCCTGTTTTTAAAATCTGCAATGTTTTGATGCAGAGTTCTTGTCAAAGACCTTGAGGcttgaatgctgtgtgtgtgtgtgtgtgcgcctgcgtgcctgcgtgcctgcgtgcgtgggTGGGAGGAGATATTTTGTCTCCATGCTTGGAGTTGTTTTTGTCCATCATCATTTTGGTGAACAAGTGCATGCTTCTGTTTGTAATTGTGTCACTTTTCCACTAGATAATGCCCGATTACTTCCAAATTCTGTGAAATGGTTACAGGGAGAGTGCTGAAATCGGTCCCAGTCAGAGTCCCCTGTTGCAGCTTGTTATGAAGCAAAGGGATCTGCATTTCTGTTGGGCCTTTACTACTTGCCCACATGATCATGATACTCATGACAATACTGCAAGGACCACAGCTGTGAACGTATTGCTGGAATCACAAGCACTGTTGTCATGGTACACCTAGCCACAATAGATAGACTAATTGGCTTCACTGTGTGGTACAGAGGCTAAAGATGCTCCATAATGCAGGGAAGTACAGATTGTCTCGTAATATTGGCAGGTGGAAAGAGATGGACTTGCATGTAAAGTATGCATGATGAACGCATTGAGAATATTCCCATATCATGGACGAGTCCTTTTTTCACCGAAGAAGGAAATGGTCCTCAGATGATGGCAAACaaagcctcccccccccccccccccttcctcttctgGCTTGGTGCCGCTGCTGCTCACTGGTGATGACTTGACCTGGATCAATAGGTTGTTAAAAATCTCAAGACCCAAGAGTTAAACCGCACCAAGCCatcgctttctctctcaaccccccccccccccatccatccctctatcctGCCACGCGGAACCCAGTTACCAGTTATTGATGGTTAAAGCCTCCCGACAATCCTTCGCCCTTTTAATCATTTGCGCAGGCCGGGCTGATGGCTCGGAGGAATCATGGGTAAATTCAGCCGTCCTGTGTAAACTTGCTTTACTAAATTGCACAAATCTGGGTTGTGGCTGTTCTTAAATCACTCCGTCCCATTGACTGCATTATTTGCGAGGAGATGCAGCtctgtggctggctggctggccttTCTGTGATATTGACCTGCCTATTTCTGAGAGAATGGGTCCACTAGGTTTGAGGAGAACGTTAGTGAACTATGATTGTCACAGAACAAGGCATATGGAAGCCCATGAGATGGTATGAAGCTGAGAAGcgtatgtttgtttatatttctgcTCTATATTATGATTCTTATTCCCTTCAAGTGTATCATTGACACACTGTCACAAGTGTGGGCACAGCAGGAGGGAaaatttgtgtccatttaattaATAACAGATGTAGGTGCCGgaaaggggtcagaggtcactgctgccatggcaactgtgGGGTGTGGTGAGAGTGAGCATGgttggtgggtggggtgggaggtggggaaGCGTGAGTGAGGGTCAAAGGGCATAGGTCATGCTGCAGTATTGAAACAAAGAACcaaagagcccccccccccccaatacccAAATGGCCTGTCCACATGCAACCTGATCAATAatgccccccaccaccaccaccaccttgaATGCAGAAGGATGGGGGGCAGGGGAGAAAAGCAGGCATTGGTCAAGAGGTGGATCTGTGGCTTTGTATCATCAGCCAAGGCAAAGGCTGAGCTTTGCTGCAGTTTTCAGCGTAGGTGTTGCTCAGTGTCCACCATAAATAGATATTTGTTATTTTTGGTGGTCAATGCATTAGAAATGTTATGCTGTAGTTACTGGAGGAAATGTTGTTCGATCTCCTTGCACATCTTGTGAAGGACCGTTTAATGGAAAGATTGTAAATGCAGTACATGTGCATTTTATTCCAAACTATGCATAGCTGCACAACAGAGCATTTTCATTGTGATTTAATGCAAaatccacatccacaaacagcaACCGCATTTCCCAATTACCTCTTCAAGTACTGCATGCCCATCATAtactgccctctggtggtcaCAGCTGAcattttcccctcctctttaCTTCCATGCCCTTTTATACaactaaaatgttttgttttattgaatATTTGTAAGATACTTAAATGTATAAGCCCCATATTTCAGCTCAGCTACACAACATAAAGTTCAACCAATCGAACCTTGTTCCAACAGCTAGGACACACAGTATAACCTTAATAATGTTGCATAACTGGTCATAGTTAATGTTCTGAAATACCACTTAAAAACTGATTTTAAGTAATGCgttattaatttttttaatgtatttgcattattttattttccattttatcTTCCATGCTTTGGTAGATGCTACAACTGTGGAGGCCCTAACCACCATGCCAAAGAATGCCAGCTGCCCCCTCAGCCCAAGAAGTGCCATTTCTGCCAGAGCATAGCCCATATGGTGGCCAGCTGTCCGGTCAAAGCACAGCAGTCCTCACCTGGATCTCAGGGAAGGTCGTCCTCAGCAACAggcggagaggaagaggaggcgacCGACCCCGCTCCTGCTTCACTTCCCCCTGAGAGCTCAGACTGAGTGGCAGGATCAGGGAGACACAAGCCAATCAAAACGCATCACTGTAATGCTGCTTCTAGAACTacctcaggttttttttttgtttagtttgtttatttgagCATAGACAACAGATGAGTTATTCTCGGAATGTCGTTGTTGGTTTAGATGTTGAGTTGGTGAGAAGCAGAAGACCACTGTATATCTTCCCGAAATCACAATGGTATTGAATAACAGTAACAGCTTTTTAGTGACAAAATACTTTTAGTTTGACATTTTCTGCCTCAAATTTTTTTCTGCCTTAGCAAAGTGTCTTAGATTCGTATGGTAACAATCAGAAAACCAATGAGTTTACAAACGGCAATAATCAAGGATGAGCATCGTGATCATACCATATCATTTTTTTCCTGTGGGTAAAGTTTAGGCCTTGGCTTGTTGAACAGATGTGAAGTTAATGACTTGGTACTCCTTGATTTACAACCCTTTTTCCTCCTTATTTAAGAACAATATTTGCCAAAGAATAGAGAAACAAGTCTTTATTTTTGAACATAATGTGTCTTGACTCCTATGAATGTTAAGGAGACTGAAGAAAAGAAGGCTGTTTGTCCTCCGTCCAAGGAGGCGCAGCCCTTTTCTGCAAACAATCACCTTGATTTCTATGGCCAAGTGAATGTTTAAGACTAGTGTAACTAACTACAGAGTACTGCATTTCTATGCTGTCAGAACTCAATGTGTTGCCTCTTCCTGCCTTTTACATTGGTGGTGATTTGTCATATCATCTATTTTAATGTAATTCAAGTGTTTCTTCAGGTTGCACAGTTGTTAAACCCAAATATGGTCAGATATTATAAAACCTGGATGGCTTGTGTGAGCTGTCAGTGTTGGAAAAAGGCTTGATTGTAAAAGAATGGGGTCCCTGTAgtttttatgtaaacatattgGGGAAGTACCATAAAATTCCGCAAgggagttttgtttgtttgtttgtacttGGAAAAATGTCCAGAAAGCTAGTGCGTTAGCCAGAGCTCTCTTCGACAGTCATGTTCATGGCTCTTTAGCACCCCCTATGACAGAATGTAAGAACTGCAAGGGACTCAGAGTGCATCATGGGAGCTCTGTCAGACTTTATCTCCACTTTTACGGGAGAAACCGGGAGACATCCCGATACATTAATGTACATAGATATCATAATCATTTAAAaccatgatttatttatttctaacCACACTTACTTTATTGGGATTCATGAAGattctctttatttttttcaagcctTGAGGTTTTGTTTACTTCTTTGG
The sequence above is drawn from the Clupea harengus chromosome 19, Ch_v2.0.2, whole genome shotgun sequence genome and encodes:
- the lin28ab gene encoding protein lin-28 homolog A isoform X2 → MDSVCHQHYTGGCAKTEEGEASSSEEDSSSFHGNGVCKWFNVRMGFGFLSMTNRDGVPLETPVDVFVHQSKLQMEGFRSLREGEAVEFTFKKSSKGLESLEVTGPKGAPCVGSEKRPKGALKRRSKGDKCYNCGGPNHHAKECQLPPQPKKCHFCQSIAHMVASCPVKAQQSSPGSQGRSSSATGGEEEEATDPAPASLPPESSD
- the lin28ab gene encoding protein lin-28 homolog A isoform X1; translated protein: MSNHGDTEEHPRGCAKTEEGEASSSEEDSSSFHGNGVCKWFNVRMGFGFLSMTNRDGVPLETPVDVFVHQSKLQMEGFRSLREGEAVEFTFKKSSKGLESLEVTGPKGAPCVGSEKRPKGALKRRSKGDKCYNCGGPNHHAKECQLPPQPKKCHFCQSIAHMVASCPVKAQQSSPGSQGRSSSATGGEEEEATDPAPASLPPESSD
- the lin28ab gene encoding protein lin-28 homolog A isoform X3; the encoded protein is MAEGGCAKTEEGEASSSEEDSSSFHGNGVCKWFNVRMGFGFLSMTNRDGVPLETPVDVFVHQSKLQMEGFRSLREGEAVEFTFKKSSKGLESLEVTGPKGAPCVGSEKRPKGALKRRSKGDKCYNCGGPNHHAKECQLPPQPKKCHFCQSIAHMVASCPVKAQQSSPGSQGRSSSATGGEEEEATDPAPASLPPESSD
- the lin28ab gene encoding protein lin-28 homolog A isoform X4: MGFGFLSMTNRDGVPLETPVDVFVHQSKLQMEGFRSLREGEAVEFTFKKSSKGLESLEVTGPKGAPCVGSEKRPKGALKRRSKGDKCYNCGGPNHHAKECQLPPQPKKCHFCQSIAHMVASCPVKAQQSSPGSQGRSSSATGGEEEEATDPAPASLPPESSD